The segment AGGCGCCGCAGAGGTTGGATGACAGGAGCGGGACGCGGAAATCGGGGCGGACGGTTCGGATGGCATCGAGCGTCACCATGCCGGTGCCCGAAAGGACGATGGCGGAATTCTTCGGGGGCTGGACGGATTTCAGCGCCTTGACGACCTGCGGGGTCGTGGCGTCGTAGGCGCCGAGTCCAGCGCCGTCGTCGAAGACCCGCGTGATCGAGACCACGCGGTGGCCGGCCGCCTTCCAGTAGCCCGCGCCCAGGGAGGTCAGCCAGTCCGGGTAGGGAGATACCAGGGAAATCTCGTCGCAACGTAATGCTTGAAGCGCTTCGTGAATGGCCAGGCTGGCGGTAATGGTGCGCACGCCGGTTGCCGAGGTCAGGTCGGCGCAGAGTTTCCTGTCGCCCTCGGGCAGCAGGCGGTACGAGGGACCGGTGACGGCGATCAGCACCGATTCCGGGTTCAGGGCGCCGTACGACTCGATGGCCTTGCGGTAATGCGTTATGTACAAGCGATTACGTTCCTCGAGCGGTTTACCGGGCATGAGGGGGAGCCGCGACACATACATCGTCATGCCCTCCGGGAGCAGGCGGGCCATTTCCGGCTCCACGGTCGGGTTGGCCGGAGGGACGACCACGCCCACCTGCCGGGTCATTGCGGGATCAGCCGTCAAGGCTTTCACGATGCGGCTTCACGCGCGGGGCGATATCCAGCATCGATGCGGACCGCAGAAATTCCCGCGACCTGTCCGGATCGTCGGCGCAGCCGCGTACTTCGCGAAGCCAGTCATCGGCCCTGGCGACCCTTTGATCGGTGCGTGGAATAAGTTCGTTTCGCGCAATTTCATGTCGCTCGTCGGCGCGCCGCTCAAGCATACTCGCGGGACTGCCCTTCAGCGTGTCGATCAGGGCGCCGGCGATTGCATAGGCGTCGTGAATGCCGCAGTTCATGTTCATGCCGCCGCGCGTATTGGTCAGGTGTGCGGCGTCGCCGACCAGGAAGATCCGGCCCGCGCGGTTTTCGCCGGCAATGGCGCTGCTCACCGCAAAGATGTCGACGGAAACGAAATCCGGTTCGAGAAGGTCAGACGAGGAAAAGAACCTGCCGAGCCGTTCGCCAAGCCAGTCCCTGTCCAGCGCCTGTCGCTCCGATATCCCGGCGGGGACCCTGAGGATGATCCGCCAGCAATCGGGCATCTCGAGCAGGCTGCAGGAGCCTTCGTCATTGAAGACGTAACTGAGCGGCGCAATTCCGGGAATCACGGAGTCCAGGTCCTGGCGCGTCATGACGCGAAGCACGCGCGTTCCATAGGGCCGTTCGTCGAATTCAATCCCGAGGCTTTCCCGCACGGCGCTGCGCGCGCCGTCCGCCGCGAACAGCCAGGACCCGGTGACCTTCTCCCGGCCTGCCGCGAACCTGACATCGGCGGCAACCTGCGAGCCAACCGTTTCCGCACCGACGACCTCCGCCCCGAACCTGACTTCGGCGTTCGGCAACCGCCGGAGAGCCCCCACCATGTCCCGCGTGAGGTCCGCCTGCTCATAATGCAGGCGAAAGGGAAAGGGCGTTTCCGTCTCCAGGAGCGACAGGTCAAACCGCGCCAGCGCCTGGTGGGCGCCGTCCAGGTATTGAATCTCCCGCACGACCCTGCCCGCGCTCACCGCCGTGTCCGCCAGGCCGAGCTCGTCCAGAATGGCCAGGGTGGGCGGATGAAAGGTCGAGGCCCGGGACGCGCGGCTGAGCGCCTCGCGCTTCTCGAAGACCCTCACCCGGACACCCGCCCTGGCGAGCAGCAGCGCGGTTACCAGGCCCACGGGCCCGGCGCCGGCCACAAGGACCGGATCATGCCCGGCTACTGACATGTTGCCTTCGTACCCGGCTTGCCAACGCGATGCGTTGGCTTTCAGGAATCTTCGGAAAAGCAGTCAACCGAAACCCTGCAAAGTCCTGTGATATAACCTGTTGCACAGGCAGCGTTCTGAACCATGCCAGTTCAGGAGGGGGGATCTCATGAACACGCACCGTTCCACTCTAACGGTAGCTACGGTACTCGCGGGCCTATTTCTTGCAAGCGACTTCGCCCTGACCGTCGCCCAGGCGCAAATCGAAGAAATAGTCGTCACCACACGCAAGCGCGAAGAGCGGCTGTCCGAATTGCCGCTGTCCGTTTCCGCGCTCGGCTGGGAGGAACTCCAGAATCGCGGCGTGGAGCACCTTCTGGACCTGGCGCACCACGTGCCCGGACTTGATTTCGAAACCACCGGCAGCATCGCCGGTTCACGCCCGATCATTCGCGGCCTGAACCAGCAGACGCGCGTTGGCGACGAAGTCAATGTCGCGACCTTCGTGGACGGCGTCTATACGCCCGGTTTTACCGGCTCGACGTCCATAGGGTTCGACGGCCTTGAGCGGGTCGAGGTGGCCAAGGGTCCGCAAAGTGCGCTGCAGGGCCGCAACAGTTTCGCCGGGTCGATCAACTACATCACACGGAGGCCCGGCGACGAGTTCGAGGCGGGCGTTCGGGCAACGGCGGGTACCGAAGGCAAGTGGGATGCATCGGCCTACCTCTCGCTGCCCCTGGCCGAGAATGGACTGGCGGTACGGGTCGACGCCGGCGTGTACAACAGCGGCGGAACCCATACCAACAGCATCAACGGCGACCGGTTGAACGACCAGGAATCGGGATTCGTGCGCGTGAACGCCGTGTTCAATCCGAACGAATCGCTGGATGGGTTCTTCTCGCTCAGCTACCGGGAAGACAAGATTTCCCCCAGTCCGCGGGCCTTTGTCGCCGACGACGATCCGCGCCTGATCGGGAAACCGGCCTCCGTCAGCCCCTTCGAGCGCGGCGAGTCCACCGCGGCCGGCATCTGCCGGGACGGCCTGGGGGGCGAGATCGACTGCGGTATTCCCCGCTTGTTTGACGGTGAAGTCACGTCCACGGGCGGAGAGCTTTTCGCCGATCCCATGGGCGTGGCCGGGGACCGGAACTCGCTGCGCGCGGTCCTGGAACTGACCTGGGACCTCGACGCCGTTTCGGTCACCTCGCTCACCGGTCTGCAGGACCGCAAGGCCTTTACCTTCTCCGATGCCGATACGAGCCCGGAAGGCACGTCGTTCTCGGGCATCGTCGGGCGCAGGACCCAGGCCTTGTCCGGCGGACCCGTGCTCGCGCAGTCGCTCACGGGATCGGATGAGGACCGCCGGGAATTCAGCCAGGACCTGCGGATGCAATCGAACGGCGACAACACCCTGGACTGGCTGGTCGGCGTCTACTTCAGCAGCGAGGACTTCGACGACAACCGCAAGCGCTGCTCGGACCCGCCCGTGAGGTCAAGAAGCACGGTCTATACGCAGGGCTGCCCGCCCGTGCTCGACGAGGAGGTCAATCGCAAGAACACGTTCCGGTCGGTGTACGGCGCCGTTGATTTCGACGCCTCGGAGCAGATGAATCTCGCTCTCGAACTGCGCTACACGTCGGAAAAGAAAGAATTCGACGAGATGCAGAACGTCTTCCCGATGAGGTCCCCAACCAGTGCAAGCTTTGTACCGCCGCAGGGCCGGTTCGAGGACACTTTCAGCTTCCTGACGCCGCGCGGCGTGGTTTCCTACCGGCCCAACGAGGACACCCTGCTCTACGCGGTGGCCGCCCGGGGCGCGAAATCCGGCGGCTTCAATTCCGGTTCGATCTGCGTGGGTTCCAACGACCCCGGCCCGGACTGTTCGGTATCTGAACGCAGCTTCGAGATCGAGACCAACTGGACCTACGAAGCCGGCGCCAAGGTCAACCTGTTCGGCACGGCGCAAGTGAATGCGTCCGTCTTCTTCACGGACTGGAAGGACCAGCAGTTGATCGCGGGCACGGAACTGGCGACGAGCAGCAGCCCGATCGTGCGCAATATCGAAGGCTCCGAGGTGCAGGGCATCGAGCTGGAGGCCTACGTCGCGCTGACCGAGGCCATCAGCCTGAACCTTGGATACGCCTTTACCGATACCGAGTACGGCCACGCCTACTCCACCGCGACGGACGATCTCGAAGGAGTTTGCGACATCCTGGATTGCGCCGTCATGGCCGACGATATGGGCGAAGGCCCGATCACCACCGGTGAAATCACCGGCAATCAGTTCTCCAGCGTCAGCAGGCACTCCGGCAATGTCGGAATCGCGTTCGTCAGCCGGTTCATGAACGGCGGCTACGACTTTTTCGGCCGCGCCGACGCCGTGTTTCGCGGCAAGCGCTATATCGACGATTCCAATACCGGGTACATCGGCAGTCAGACGACCGTCAATGTGCGCTTCGGCCTGCAGAGGGAGAACCTGTCCGTGCAGGGCTTCTGCAGCAACGTGACGGATGACGACACGCCGATCCGGTCGTTCCTGCTGCGGAACTTCCTGGGCGTGCCGCATCGCGTCATACACGAGCGCGAGGGGCGCAAGTGCGGCGTGAGCCTCTCGTTCACCTATTAATGCCGGCCTTCTTGAGGGCCTGCGCGAGGCGATCTCCGGGAAGCAGGTCGCCTGAATCGACGAGCTGCCGCCGTTGACGCATCAATCGATCCGTTCCGCCTTCTCCAGCGACCGCAACATCGAGCTTTCCATCAGGAAATCCGTCATCAGGCGGCGGTCGCTGGTCACGCGTTGCAGTTCGTCCCATACCTCGGCTCTTTCTTTCCTGCCCTTAACCCTGTGGCGCCGGTAGTTCCGGTCCGACCTGACCTGTACGTCATCGAGGGCGATTGAGCGGCGCTGCCGCGAATACCGGTCCAGCAACGATTCGTCGGCGCCCTCCAGGATGATCGCGGCCAGCTTGTCGCAAAGGCTGCGCGCGTCGTGAATGCCGCTGTTCATTCCCAGTCCGCCCGAGGGACTGTTGAGATGGGCGGCATCGCCGGCCAGCACCATGCGCCCCGTCCGGAAGCTGTCGGCAATCCGCCGGTGAATGGTGTAGGCGCCCGTGTGAACGATCTCGTACGGACCCTCCTTCGGGTGGATTTCCTGCAGCCTGGCCTGGATCCGTTCCGGCTGCAACGCTTCCTCATGCGACTGTCCGGGTTTTGGCGAGAATCCGACCCGCCAGACGTCCTTCAGCTGCATCATGCTGAAGTGACTGTCTTCGGTCCAGCAGTAATTGACGGACAACAAACCCTCGATGTGTTGGTCGAAGGGATAGCGAACCGCGACCGTCAGCGACGTAATCGGGTAGGTCTCGCCCCTGAAGTCCAGGCCCATGGCCTTGCGGACCCGGCTGCCCGCACCGTCCGCGCCGATGACAAAGCCGCCCCGGACCGTTCGCGTGCCCGCCGGGCCTTCCACCTCGATTTCGACGCCATTTTCGTTCTGCGTCGCATCGATCACGCGAGCCCCGAACTCGAGATCGAACAGACGGTTGTCCCCGAGCCGTGAACAGATCGCGCGCGTCAGCCGGAACTGTTCGCACTGCAGCCTGTAGGGATGAGAGGTCCGGCCCCGAAGGACTTCCATATCGAACACGGCGCATGCACCCGTTACGTGATTGCGATATTGCCACTGCCTGCACTGGAGGCCATTCGCGAGCAAGTCCGCGACGACGTCGGCATCTTCAAGCACATCCAGCGTGCCAGGATGAAAGGTCGAGGCGCGCATGTCTTCGGGCAGTTCGCTCTCGGCCTCGAATACCGACACCGGGATGCCGCTGCGGATCAGGAACAGGGCGCAACTCAGCCCGACGGGGCCGGCGCCTGCAATCAGGACTCGATCGTCGTCCGCCGGGCCAACTCTGTTCACGCTATGCGACGCCGCTGTGACGAGCCTCGATTATTCGGACTCCCCTGGCACCGGGATGCTGTCCAGAAGGCCGTCCACGACCGCGCCAAAGGCGCTCCAGGGCGCCTCCCGGAAACTGTGGTTGCGCACGATGAAGGACGGCCCGGCGAAAAAGTTCTCGTATTGCTGCTGGCGCGAGCCGAACTCGCTGCCGTACATGTCCCAGGCCAGGCGGTACAGCTTGACGCGGTCCACCGCGGTTTCATCCCCGGCCGCCCAGTAGTCCCTGAAGATGTCCCGGGTCGCCGGGTTTTCCAGCACCGAGATGTCGGCGGGCATCTGGAACACGCTGCCGCCGGACAACTCCCGCATCATCGCGATGATCTCGGGGTAGTGCTCCTGGCACCAGTTGAGCGCCGCATACATGTAGCGCCGGTTGAAATTCACGAATCCGTTGCCGAGGTCTTCGCAGTCCTGTATCTGGCCCTGGATCATCCCGCCGAGGGCCGCTTCCCACGCTGCGAGTCTCCCGAGTTTTTCCGCCACGACGGGAATCCTGTCGACCCCGGCGGATTGCGTGATCTTGTGGATGATTCCGGCGATGAAACGCAGTTTTGCATGAAAACGCACATTGGACTGGTGATTGCCGAGCGTATGCGAGGCGGTCTGGACGTAAATCTCCCGCGAGAGCGCCGCGCGGTCGTGAACGAAAACGCGCTCCCAGGGCACCCGCAGGTTATCGAAGATCAGCATCACGTCGCTTTCGTCAAAATTCGACGCGAGCGGACTGTCGAACTCCGTGGCCGCATAGAGCTCCATGGGCTTGCGTACCCACAGGGTCAGCCCCGCGGTATTCATCGGCACGGCGCAGGTTATGGCTTCCTTTTTCTTGTCATCGGAAATCGGCGTCAGGTTGCCGATCCAGACTTCATCGCAGAAGACGCCCGCCGTGGCCAGCATCTTCATTCCGTTCAGGATGACGCCGTTGTCATCCTCGTCGACGACCTGCAGCACGGCCTGGTATCCCCTGGTGTCGCCGAAGATGTTTTCGTTCTTGGACTGGGGGGCCGGATGCACGGCATACGAGGCGTACAGGTCGTTCTTTCTGAGGTGCTCGTAGTAGTCGGTGATATGGCCCGAACAGGAATCGCCGTCCCGGTCCAGTATTTCCGGGTTCATCGCAAGGCCCGTCACGAAGCTGGCGACGTGATCGGGACTTCGGCCGAAAAGACCGTATGTCCGTTCGGCGATCGCGTAGTGCGCCCGCGAGCGCCTGACGAGGTCTTCACGGGTTCGGGGCATGAGGAAATAGGACGAGAATTCCTCGCCCTCCTCCTCGAACGACATCGGCTCGCCGTTGGCGGGATCGGCCTTGTGGTCGAACAGCCTGGCCAGCGTTTGCGCAGCGCCCCTGAAGGCCGGGTGTTCGACAACGTCTTTCACCTCCTCGCCGCCGATGTAGACCTTGCGCCCATCCTTCAATCCAGCCAGGAATTTCTTGCCGGTACGCAGCATCTTTCCGATTCAGCGGCGAAAGCTAAAATGAACGGTCAAATCCACGCCCGACCGTCGAACCGAATGGTTGCCTGCCGGACAAACAGGGGACGAGCATGTTGATGAACAACTGGTACGTGGCTGCCAAGAGCCATGAAGTGAATGCGGAAAAGCCATTGATCGTGCGTATGTTAGGCCAGAATTTCGTACTCTTCCGCACTCCCGAAAACCAGGCCGTCTGTCTGACCAACACCTGCTGCCATCGCGGCGGTTCGATAGGCCGGGGTGAACTGGACGGCGCCGGACGTATCGCCTGCGGCTACCACGGCTGGAAATTCAATGCGCAGGGCCAGTGCGTCGAGATTCCCGCCCTGGGGGAAGACACCAACATCCCCAGGCGCGCACGGGTGGACTCGTATCCCGTCGAAGAGCATTTCGACTGGGTCTGGGTTTTCCTGGGCGACCTGGAAGAGGAAAAGCGCCCGGCGATCCCGACGACCGTTTTCCCCGAGTACCACGACAAGGAAAACTGGCGAGTGGTTTCGATCGAGTTTGACGCCGATGTGAACTGGGCCCGCGGGCACGAGAACTCGCTCGACAGCGCGCATCCCGCATTTGTGCATTCGCGTTTCGGGCGGCGCAGCGCGCCGAAAGTGCAGATCGTCCCGCTGGTCGAAAACGACTTCGGGGGCCATAACGCCACTCGCGAACGCGTCCCGCCCAAGCACACGCAGGTGAGCGAGGATATCGCCAGGCTGGTTTCCAGAAAACGGGGCAATACGGTGGCCTCCACCGACTCCTACCTGGCGGGTATTTCGCACCGTATCGACATCACCCGCGAGGGCAATATCCGGCAGGTCACGGTCTCCGCGCGCACGCCCGTCGATTCGTACAACACGCGGATCTTCATGCACCAGGCGCGCAACTACCTGATGGAAGAGGAGCACGACGAGGCCCGCCTCGACGGCATCCGGCTGGCCTTCCGCGAGGACTATGAGGCAGTCGCTTCGGTCGAGCCGAAATTCGTGCCGCGCTCCATGGCGCACCAGCTGCTGGTCGAGTCCGATCAGCTCGAAACGGCGTTCCGGAAGGTGCTGTTCGATAAAGTGAAGCAGGGCTGGGAAATCGACGTCGAGAAACTGGAGCACGAAGGGCGCTACCGGCACTTCTCGATTCCGTCGCCGGCCCGCCGGGCCGACCCGAAGAACTGGGTCCACCCGGTTGTGCCTACGACTTTCCCCCGCCAGGATCAGGCCAGCGAATAAGCCGGCAGCGAATCCTCAGTAGTCGTACCAGAAATTTTGCCAGGCCGCCCGCGGGTGCAGATAATCCGCGGCTTCGCGTGCGTTGTCCGGCTGATACCCGGTCCAGAGATTGGGCTGATAGCGCTCTTCATACTGGTCGAAGACGTGCCGGTACATGCTGATGTGAAAATCGGGAATCCGATGGCGCTCGCGATAGGCCGCCATGTCGATCACGGCGCGGCGGCGGGTCTCGAAGGGGCCGGCCTGGGCAAGCACCTCGCCCTTCGGCCCGAATATCGAAGACCGCCCCACCCAATCGTTGCGCGGCGCGTTCTCGACGAAAAACTCTTTGTTCTCGTAGCCGATATTCAGTGAATTGTTCACGACCACCGTGAAGACGTCGTGATGGTAGGAGCACATCTGCGTGTCCTCCCAGCGGAACCCGCCGGTGGCGGGCCGCACCAGGATTTCCGCGCCTTTCAGCGCCTGCGCCCGGAACAGTTCGGGTTCGTACTGGACCGGCGACATCGCGATGTTGCCGATGTCGGTCCGGGCTACGGGAATCACCGCGTCCCAGCCGTACATCTCGACGAAACGGTCGAAAACGTCGTAGATGCAGGTCGTGATCTGCTCGCTGTGCCGGAACGTTCCGCGCTTGGCGCGCTGCTTCCAGTGCCTGGCCACGATATTGCTATCCGGCCCCACCAGGATCTGCATGTTCATCACGTGGCCCGGCCAGTCCTCGTCCTTGATCAGGCAGCCGAAAGCGATGTAGCAGTCGTATTGCTTCGCCTTCAGCGCAATCTCCTCGATTTCCCTGCATTCCGTATAACGCGCCACCCTCAGGTACTGCTCGCGGTTCTTCCTGCCTCCTCCCTGAAGGGGGAACTCGTGAAAACACACGAGGTCGGCCCGGCCCTTGCCCTGCGCCTTGTCGATCGCGTTGAGCGTGTAATCGAGGTTGTCCCGGATCAGCGGTTCCGGATCGTCCGGGTCAACCGGCCGAGTGCGCGTCTGCACGATATTGATGGACACCTTGTCGCGGCGCAGGTCAACGGTCGGATAGGTGCCGTCCTTGCGCACCATCGTAGGTACGGGAATGTCGTGTCGGGTTGTCATGGCGAAGCTCTCCGTTTGCGGCATCCTAGCAGCCCGCGGCGGAACGAAGGAACTACCGGGGCGCTTATGTCGCCGGTCGGATGTTCGCCTTCTCCAGGACCCGCCTGCGGTAGAGCAGGCACAGCAGCACCGTGATCAGAACGACGCCCGAGCCCAGGATGATCGGCCACGACAGACCGATCAGATCGGCCAGGATGCCGAAGAAAAACGTGCCCAGGGCCGGCCCGCCCCGGTTCAGCATGAACCAGGAGCTCATCACCCTTCCGCGGGTGTCCTCGTCAACCGCGTGCTGCACGAGCGATTGCGAAGACACGCTGAAGACCACGTTCATGAAACCGAGCGCGACCAGGAAGGCGCCCGCCACCCAGTATTCGCGCACCAGCGCGAAGGCGGTAGCGGCCGCGGCAATGGCGAGGCTGCTCAGCAACACGACCTTCATGAGACCGCTTGAATGGCGCGTCCGCGCCATGGACAGGCCACCCGCAATGCTGCCCGCGGCGCTCATCGAGATCAGGATCGACAGGCCCGCCATCCCCTCGGCAAACACCATATCCACGTAAGCGGGCAGCATGAACATGATCGGGCGGGCGAACAGGACCATCACGGCAGCAAGGACGACCGTCATCAGAATGGCCTTGTTGCGGCCGAGACAGGCCATCCCTTCGATCGCCTCGCCGAAGGCCCCGGTCCTCCGGTCCGGTGAACGCGGGGCTTTGCGCGCCAGCTCCGGCAGTCGAATCGCCGCAATGCAGGAAATAAAGACCACAAAGCTCAGCGCGTTCACCAGCATCGCCAGGCCGATCCCGCTGACCGCAACGACCACCCCGGAAAGGATGGGACCGAGCAATCGGGCCGTGTGCAGACTGATGTTGCCTATCGCGATGGCCGCTGTCTGCTGCGCCGACGGCACGAGCCGTGGGACCACGGCCAGCCGCGCCGGTTGTCCGAGCGACTGAAACGCCGCCTGCAGCGCCCGGATAATGCAGATGATGACAACGTTGAGATGTCCGGTGCTGTAGATGGCGAAAAGGGCAAGCGCGCAGAACAGGCCGCCCCCGTTGCTGAAAAGGATGAGCCGGCGCCGATCCAGGCGGTCGGCCAGCACGCCCCCCAACGGACCGACCAGGAAAATCGGCACGAACTGGGACGCCGCCACGATACCCAGCCAGACCGTGGAATTGGTGAGTTCCCAGATCAGCCAGGACACCGCCACCAGCTGAATCCAGTTTCCCGTCAGAGACAGCACGTTGCCCACCGAAAACAGGGCGAAGTTCCGGTTGCCGAACAGCTGCCTGACGGTCGAGATTTTCATCGCTTTCCAAGTCTATACGGCGTTCGCACGCGGGGCTCCGGCATGCGAAAATCGCGCCGGAACCCTCTGAGCACCCCTGATATGAACTCCTCGCCACTACGAATCGACGCCCACCAGCACTTCTGGAAAGTCGAGCGCAATGACTACGGCTGGCTGACCCCGGCGCTCAAGCCCCTATACCGTGATTTCGGGCCCGACGACCTCGCCCCGCTTCTGCAAGCGGCGGGCGTCGACAGGACCATCCTGGTCCAGGCCGCGCCCACCGTCGCGGAAACGCGCTTCCTGCTGGAACTGGCCGGGCGGACCGACCTGGTAGCCGGCGTCGTGGGCTGGATCGACATGGAAAGCGCCGACGCGGCAACGGTGCTGACCGATCTCGCGCAAAACCCGAAGCTGGTCGGAATCCGGCCGATGATCCACAACATCGAGGACGAAGCGTGGATCACGCGCCCGGACCTAGCGGCGGCGACCGAGGCGGTGATCGATGCCGATCTGTGCTTCGACGCACTGGTCCGGCCCCAGCACCTGTCCTACCTGCTCGAATTCCTCAAGCGCCATCCTGACCTCAAAACCGTCATCGACCATGGCGCCAAGCCGGTCATTACCGAGGGCCTTTGGCAGCCGTGGGCGGACCGGATGTCCGAAATTGCCGAGAGCACCGATGCGTACTGCAAGCTCTCCGGCCTCCTGACCGAAGCGAGCCCGGATCAGGGCTACGACGACCTGCTCCCCTACATGGAGCACCTGCTCGCCACGTTCGGACCGGAACGCCTGATGTGGGGCAGCGACTGGCCGGTGCTTCTGCGCGCCGGCGCCTACCCCGGCTGGTTTGCGATTGCCGAGCGCTTTCTGAACAGCCTGGACGAAGCGGACCGGGCGCAGGTGCTGGGCGGCACCGCCGCCCGCTTCTACGGCGTCTGAAGCGGCCTTACATGTGCGGCCTATGAGTAAGCGAAAGCGCGTACTGATTACCGGAGCTGCGTCGGGAATAGGCCTTGCCTGCGCGCGGAGATTCAAGCGGGAGGGATACGCTGTGCTGGGCATGGACCTCAATGCAAGTCCGGATCCATCGGTCTTCGACCGCTTCGAGCAGGCGGACGTAAGCAACGAGGAAGTGACGCAAAAGGCTGTGCAGGGCTTCGACGTCCCCTCAGGAGGGCTGGACGCGCTCGTTCACTGCGCCGGCATCGGTCAGTACGGCACCGTGACGGAACTGGATTCGCAAAGCTGGTCCAACGTCCTGCGGGTCAACCTGACTTCGGCCTTCCTTGTGGCTCGCGCAGTCATTCCTCACATGCAGAAACACGGGGGCGGGACGATAGTCACCATCGGCAGCGTGTATGGACGTCTGGCGCCCGAAAGAATGAGCGCCTATGCGGCGAGCAAGGCGGGAGTGGCGCAATTGACCCGGTGCATCGCCATCGATTACGCAAGCGACAACATTCGGGCGAATTGCGTTTGCCCGGGGCTGGTGACCACCCCGATGTCCTCGCATCTGAACGCGCCAGGCAAGGAAAAGCAGCTGGAGGCGTCGCTGAAGGCGCATCCGATGAAGCGCGCCGGGACTCCGGATGAAATTGCCGACACCGTTGCCTTCCTTTGCTCGGACGCGGCAAGCTACATCACGGGCCAGAACATTTACGTGGATGGCGGTTACACGACCGGAAAGCAGTTGAACCCGTAGAGCCGGCTTCCGGCCAGCTAGCCGGGCGCAGCAATCGCGTCCTTGATCCAGCGTGCCGTGGCGGGGGCGCCAATGTTGCGTACCTCAAGGCCTGATTGACTCTCATCTGCCCTGGCCACCAAGCGATTGTCGGCCGTTACCAACGAAAACCCTCAGCGATTGCGATCCTCGCGCAGCAGCTTGACACTGTCTGTTTGATTGCGCTCGATGGTGAGTGACTGGAGATCACGTATGCGGGCACGTAACTCCTCTATGCGCCCGAGGGGGTCCGCGCGTTGCGTCAACGTATGGCGGATTTCCCCTTCGAGGGAGCGGTGATTGGCCTTTGCCTGCGCCTTCAACTTCTCAATCACTCCATCGTCCAGGTTGCGAATCGTTAGTGTGCCCATTGCAGAACTCCAAAATAACTGCAAT is part of the Gammaproteobacteria bacterium genome and harbors:
- a CDS encoding NAD(P)-binding protein, coding for MSVAGHDPVLVAGAGPVGLVTALLLARAGVRVRVFEKREALSRASRASTFHPPTLAILDELGLADTAVSAGRVVREIQYLDGAHQALARFDLSLLETETPFPFRLHYEQADLTRDMVGALRRLPNAEVRFGAEVVGAETVGSQVAADVRFAAGREKVTGSWLFAADGARSAVRESLGIEFDERPYGTRVLRVMTRQDLDSVIPGIAPLSYVFNDEGSCSLLEMPDCWRIILRVPAGISERQALDRDWLGERLGRFFSSSDLLEPDFVSVDIFAVSSAIAGENRAGRIFLVGDAAHLTNTRGGMNMNCGIHDAYAIAGALIDTLKGSPASMLERRADERHEIARNELIPRTDQRVARADDWLREVRGCADDPDRSREFLRSASMLDIAPRVKPHRESLDG
- a CDS encoding TonB-dependent receptor, with the translated sequence MNTHRSTLTVATVLAGLFLASDFALTVAQAQIEEIVVTTRKREERLSELPLSVSALGWEELQNRGVEHLLDLAHHVPGLDFETTGSIAGSRPIIRGLNQQTRVGDEVNVATFVDGVYTPGFTGSTSIGFDGLERVEVAKGPQSALQGRNSFAGSINYITRRPGDEFEAGVRATAGTEGKWDASAYLSLPLAENGLAVRVDAGVYNSGGTHTNSINGDRLNDQESGFVRVNAVFNPNESLDGFFSLSYREDKISPSPRAFVADDDPRLIGKPASVSPFERGESTAAGICRDGLGGEIDCGIPRLFDGEVTSTGGELFADPMGVAGDRNSLRAVLELTWDLDAVSVTSLTGLQDRKAFTFSDADTSPEGTSFSGIVGRRTQALSGGPVLAQSLTGSDEDRREFSQDLRMQSNGDNTLDWLVGVYFSSEDFDDNRKRCSDPPVRSRSTVYTQGCPPVLDEEVNRKNTFRSVYGAVDFDASEQMNLALELRYTSEKKEFDEMQNVFPMRSPTSASFVPPQGRFEDTFSFLTPRGVVSYRPNEDTLLYAVAARGAKSGGFNSGSICVGSNDPGPDCSVSERSFEIETNWTYEAGAKVNLFGTAQVNASVFFTDWKDQQLIAGTELATSSSPIVRNIEGSEVQGIELEAYVALTEAISLNLGYAFTDTEYGHAYSTATDDLEGVCDILDCAVMADDMGEGPITTGEITGNQFSSVSRHSGNVGIAFVSRFMNGGYDFFGRADAVFRGKRYIDDSNTGYIGSQTTVNVRFGLQRENLSVQGFCSNVTDDDTPIRSFLLRNFLGVPHRVIHEREGRKCGVSLSFTY
- a CDS encoding FAD-dependent monooxygenase, which translates into the protein MNRVGPADDDRVLIAGAGPVGLSCALFLIRSGIPVSVFEAESELPEDMRASTFHPGTLDVLEDADVVADLLANGLQCRQWQYRNHVTGACAVFDMEVLRGRTSHPYRLQCEQFRLTRAICSRLGDNRLFDLEFGARVIDATQNENGVEIEVEGPAGTRTVRGGFVIGADGAGSRVRKAMGLDFRGETYPITSLTVAVRYPFDQHIEGLLSVNYCWTEDSHFSMMQLKDVWRVGFSPKPGQSHEEALQPERIQARLQEIHPKEGPYEIVHTGAYTIHRRIADSFRTGRMVLAGDAAHLNSPSGGLGMNSGIHDARSLCDKLAAIILEGADESLLDRYSRQRRSIALDDVQVRSDRNYRRHRVKGRKERAEVWDELQRVTSDRRLMTDFLMESSMLRSLEKAERID
- a CDS encoding Rieske 2Fe-2S domain-containing protein, with translation MLMNNWYVAAKSHEVNAEKPLIVRMLGQNFVLFRTPENQAVCLTNTCCHRGGSIGRGELDGAGRIACGYHGWKFNAQGQCVEIPALGEDTNIPRRARVDSYPVEEHFDWVWVFLGDLEEEKRPAIPTTVFPEYHDKENWRVVSIEFDADVNWARGHENSLDSAHPAFVHSRFGRRSAPKVQIVPLVENDFGGHNATRERVPPKHTQVSEDIARLVSRKRGNTVASTDSYLAGISHRIDITREGNIRQVTVSARTPVDSYNTRIFMHQARNYLMEEEHDEARLDGIRLAFREDYEAVASVEPKFVPRSMAHQLLVESDQLETAFRKVLFDKVKQGWEIDVEKLEHEGRYRHFSIPSPARRADPKNWVHPVVPTTFPRQDQASE
- a CDS encoding MFS transporter → MKISTVRQLFGNRNFALFSVGNVLSLTGNWIQLVAVSWLIWELTNSTVWLGIVAASQFVPIFLVGPLGGVLADRLDRRRLILFSNGGGLFCALALFAIYSTGHLNVVIICIIRALQAAFQSLGQPARLAVVPRLVPSAQQTAAIAIGNISLHTARLLGPILSGVVVAVSGIGLAMLVNALSFVVFISCIAAIRLPELARKAPRSPDRRTGAFGEAIEGMACLGRNKAILMTVVLAAVMVLFARPIMFMLPAYVDMVFAEGMAGLSILISMSAAGSIAGGLSMARTRHSSGLMKVVLLSSLAIAAAATAFALVREYWVAGAFLVALGFMNVVFSVSSQSLVQHAVDEDTRGRVMSSWFMLNRGGPALGTFFFGILADLIGLSWPIILGSGVVLITVLLCLLYRRRVLEKANIRPAT
- a CDS encoding amidohydrolase family protein; the encoded protein is MNSSPLRIDAHQHFWKVERNDYGWLTPALKPLYRDFGPDDLAPLLQAAGVDRTILVQAAPTVAETRFLLELAGRTDLVAGVVGWIDMESADAATVLTDLAQNPKLVGIRPMIHNIEDEAWITRPDLAAATEAVIDADLCFDALVRPQHLSYLLEFLKRHPDLKTVIDHGAKPVITEGLWQPWADRMSEIAESTDAYCKLSGLLTEASPDQGYDDLLPYMEHLLATFGPERLMWGSDWPVLLRAGAYPGWFAIAERFLNSLDEADRAQVLGGTAARFYGV